From one Magnolia sinica isolate HGM2019 chromosome 18, MsV1, whole genome shotgun sequence genomic stretch:
- the LOC131232750 gene encoding uncharacterized protein LOC131232750, with amino-acid sequence MANLVVFFLAFSCLLGFLHASAGDANPHYKTCVQQCERTGCVGDSCFHHCKSPSNGVPVDGPWYMQEPLYLRWKQWDCGNNCRYHCMLEREKERETLGIEPVKYHGKWPFKRIFGIQEPVSVALSAFNLAMQFHGWMSFFVLLYYKLPLRPQNRKTYYEYTGLWHIYGLLAMNSWFWSAVFHSRDVDLTEKLDYSSAVALLGYTLIITVLRTFNVRDEAVRVTVAAPLIAFVTTHILYLNIYKLDYGFNMKVCVIMGLAQLLLWAFWAALTGHPSRFKLWAVVFGGGLAMLLEIYDFPPYQGYVDAHALWHAATVPLTYLWWSFVKDDAEFRTSNLINKVE; translated from the exons ATGGCGAATTTGGTTGTTTTCTTCTTAGCATTTTCTTGTCTGCTTGGATTTCTTCACGCCAGCGCCGGCGACGCTAATCCTCATTACAA GACTTGTGTTCAACAATGCGAACGGACTGGATGTGTTGGTGATAGTTGTTTTCATCATTGCAAATCTCCATCCAATGGTGTTCCTGTCGATGGTCCATGGTATATGCAAGAACCCCTTTACCTGCGCTGGAAACAGTGGGACTGCGGGAACAACTGCCGATATCATTGCATgctggaaagagagaaagaaagagaaacacTTGGCATTGAGCCTGTGAAGTATCATGGGAAATGGCCCTTCAAACGCATCTTTGGTATCCAG GAGCCTGTTTCTGTGGCACTCTCCGCTTTCAACCTTGCGATGCAATTCCATGGGTGGATGTCCTTCTTTGTCCTTCTTTATTATAAGTTGCCTCTGAGACCTCAGAATAGGAAGACATACTATGAATATACTGGTTTGTGGCATATCTATGGGCTCTTAGCAATGAATTCCTGGTTCTGGAGTGCTGTTTTCCACAGTCG AGATGTCGATTTGACAGAGAAGTTAGATTACTCATCAGCTGTGGCTTTACTCGGCTACACCCTTATTATTACCGTCCTACGAACCTTTAATGTGAGGGATGAGGCTGTAAGAGTTACTGTCGCTGCCCCACTGATAGCATTTGTAACGACGCACATCTTATATCTCAACATCTACAAACTCGACTATG GGTTCAACATGAAAGTGTGCGTTATCATGGGCCTTGCACAACTTCTCTTGTGGGCTTTTTGGGCGGCTCTAACCGGCCATCCTTCGCGCTTTAAGCTGTGGGCAGTTGTCTTCGGAGGTGGCCTTGCCATGCTTCTGGAGATCTACGACTTCCCTCCCTACCAAGGATATGTTGATGCCCATGCTCTCTGGCATGCTGCCACTGTTCCCCTCACCTATCTGTGGTGGAGCTTCGTCAAAGATGATGCGGAGTTCCGGACTTCGAACCTCATCAACAAGGTTGAGTAA
- the LOC131233373 gene encoding UDP-galactose/UDP-glucose transporter 4, giving the protein MKNEEQQVRSLFGISLSDRPKWQQFLICSAGFFFGYLVNGICEEYVYNRLQFSYGWYFTFVQGFVYLALIYFQGFTTKQMVNPWKTYVKLSAVLMGSHGLTKGSLAFLNYPAQLMFKSTKVLPVMIMGAFIPGLRRKYPLHEYISAILLVVGLILFTLADAHTSPNFSLLGVVMVSGALVMDSFLGNFQEAIFTMNPETTQMEMLFCSTVVGLPFLIPPMLLTGELFTAWNSCSQHLYVYGVLVFEAMATFVGQVSVLSLIALFGAATTAMVTTARKAVTLLLSYMIFTKPLTEQHGTGLILIAMGIVLKLLPDYKTGAPSRLPHPTLSKDSRKYLADKNPRDRVLVLEEEKRPLV; this is encoded by the exons ATGAAGAATGAGGAGCAGCAAGTTCGGTCTCTGTTCGGGATTTCTCTCTCGGACAGGCCCAAATGGCAGCAATTCCTCATCTGCTCTGCTGGATTCTTCTTCGGTTATCTTGTCAATGGCATTTGCGAG GAATATGTATATAATCGTCTGCAATTCAG CTACGGTTGGTACTTCACATTTGTGCAGGGTTTTGTGTATTTGGCTCTCATATATTTCCAAGGCTTCACAACAAAGCAGATGGTGAATCCGTGGAAGACGTACGTGAAGCTCTCTGCCGTCCTGATGGGTTCTCATGGACTGACGAAAGGGTCTTTGGCTTTCCTTAACTACCCTGCACAGCTCATGTTTAAATCCACAAAG GTGCTGCCGGTTATGATAATGGGAGCCTTCATTCCCGGTCTCAGACGTAAATATCCACTCCATGAATACATTTCCGCCATTCTTCTAGTGGTGGGTCTGATCCTTTTCACCTTAGCAGACGCCCATACATCTCCGAATTTCAGTCTTCTTGGAGTTGTGATGGTATCAGGTGCTTTGGTCATGGATTCTTTTCTGGGTAATTTTCAGGAAGCCATATTTACAATGAATCCTGAAACCACACAG ATGGAGATGCTCTTTTGCTCGACTGTGGTTGGGCTTCCTTTCTTGATTCCACCCATGCTTTTAACGGGAGAGCTGTTCACGGCCTGGAATTCCTGCTCTCAG CATCTTTACGTTTACGGAGTCCTGGTTTTCGAAGCTATGGCCACCTTCGTAGGGCAGGTCTCGGTACTCTCCCTCATCGCGCTCTTTGGGGCGGCTACGACGGCcatg GTGACAACAGCGAGAAAGGCGGTGACGCTGCTGCTTTCGTACATGATATTCACGAAGCCACTGACGGAGCAGCATGGAACAGGTCTCATCCTCATAGCCATGGGCATTGTCTTGAAGCTCTTGCCTGATTATAAAACAGGAGCCCCCTCCAGGCTTCCTCACCCCACCCTTTCCAAGGACTCACGCAAGTACCTTGCAGATAAGAATCCAAGAGATCGTGTACTTGTtctagaagaagaaaagaggcCCTTGGTTTGA